A segment of the Ictalurus punctatus breed USDA103 chromosome 24, Coco_2.0, whole genome shotgun sequence genome:
AACATGCTTAAATTAGACATACAGGACACAGTCTCAGCAAACATACAGTCACCTAGAAGACCAGCACAGGGAGCTTGGATCGGCTGCTGGAAATATTACCAGGTATAAATAGGCTGCGTAATGGATTTGTAATGGCATGATGATACAGAGCCTCAATATTTACCACTGTAATGTGAGGAatttaatgacaataaaagtAACCATGTTTTTGTGGACGTAATCTGagggttttattctgttttcctGGAACATGGATTGACAACTTTTGGAAACACATTTGACAAGGCAAAAGCTTTTTTCAGTAAGAACAAAGACAGTTGTGGGAGAAACTTCACTCTGCTTTCACATAGGACCGTGTGGAGACCACGTCACCAAGAGTTAGTGTCTGTCAAAGAGAGTAAATAGTGAGTTTAATCAACAAACCACAAACACGCCTTAAATTCTGCTGCGACTGAAATGAATACAGTCTAAAGTCAGCAAAGATCTCTCCAAGCAGACATGCAATTAATTCAGTTGTGGAACTTGCACAAGCAGTACTGACCAGCGTGAGATTGTTACCATCAACTTCTCGGACAAGTGTCGTCTCTTTGCCGTCCCATTTCTGAACGTGTATCAGCTTGCTCCCGTCAAGGGTGACCAATGactgaaacaaaaacacacatgaatatcaaggttaattattaaaaaaaaaatatatgtaaaagtacattttataaaGTTTGATTTTTACTTTCAATCCTGTAACATATCATCGCATGTCTCAGCTTCTTAATAACAGCACTATCAAAAGCATTTCTGGATACAACAATGCCTTGTTTGAAATCATAGTCATGGCATGTTTCTTCTTCCACCCCCCCCACGCTGACTAAACATTCATAAGGAACCAGAGTGCTGACATTACCAAACTGTCTGATAACGTTCCATTAATTCCATTTCAcaagtttgattttttttttttttttttttttaaagggaatcTTCTCAAGTTTGCTAGAATTAGCTTGTAATTAATTCTATGAGCTGTAATTGGATTAGGTTGGCTAAACATAATCAACTAGTTTGCTAGTAAAGTCAAAGATATTAAATGAAGCTAGCTGTTAGAGCAAGGCGCCATCACAGCAGTAActaaacattatttatataaatgaatatcCAGCTAGGTCCACACTGCAACTTTAATACACAAAGGTTCTTTTGTAAGGACGACATCAGGGGCAGTTCAGCAGCGGAAGCGTCACTGTTGGTACACTGGGAGCCTGATCTAAAACACGTATttaacattttcaaaacattcCACACTGATTAGCGTATATACTCGAAGGCACCTTGACTTTACGGTCATCTGCTGTGGTCTCGTCAAACTCCTCTCCCAGCTTGAAATTGATTTCTGTGCTCTTGAAGGTGCTGGAGGTCTTTAGTGTGATGACATCACCATCAATGGAAATGATGGTCGTGGGTTTGGTCATGCTGCCGACCTGGCGTGTCGCGAAACCGACACCTagtacacacaaaaatatatatatttaaactctGAGGTCAAACCTAAACTTTACAGATGTTAGATGGTTGTATATGTCAATTTATACTCTATCGTAgtcttgaaaaaataaaaacacatgcatacTTGTTAAGTTAATAAAGTATTCTAGTTAGATAGTGACCTTTCCCCACATTAACCCAAACCATAAACGCTCCTGTGTATTGAAATGGCTCAGAATAATCTAATTTTCCACGCTTGCATAAAATATTCAATGGAAATTTCACAGTGGGGGTAATGCTACCACACAGGCAGGGCAGGAGCTATTGCAGCAGATATTCACAAAATGACACACAAAGCTCCACCAACATTCATAGGTTAACCATGGGTGACCATGTCCTTGCTAGTTCCAGAGTCTGGAACGATCAAAAGGGTCAAATCAACATTAGCGGTCTACAGCCGAGAGTCAGAGTAAACACTGAATATAGATTTGTTCTGTAGAGTGAACAGGACCCTTGTGTAAATCAAAGGGTTCATGACATGCCCAGTCATCTTGActtattactgctactacacATTTTGTGACCCACACGACAAATTCCTCAAGCCCCAGAAGGAAAATGGCGgaggaaaatttttttttaaaataaataaaaatttactccACCCGACACCTGCTCACTACGAACCATTTTCCTTGTAGTCTGTTTCTCACAGCTACCCTCATAGACCCGTGTACTACTGTAGGGCGTAAACAAATGTCTCATCcatgctggaaaaaaacaagcCTGCTTGCACCAGCAGTAACTCCATGATTTATATAAACTTGCTTTGGTTTAGTTGGTTAAGATATATGCTAGTAAAGCTGGTCTTTCAAGTGCCACTagcatgatttttttaaaaccaggattgtgtgtgtgtttacgtgcAAGATCTCGGGCGAGTTGGTGCAGTGCTGCTGGTCCGAACGTGTTGGTTTAATACTGACTTACATCAACACAAAGTCAAGTCAACACAAGCTTTAAAAGACACTAATGGACTACCAGAAGCAGCTTCATGTTTTTTCTCCCCCACTgtaacttttctttttaaacctgCTCTTTGGGTTTGCAAATCCAGCTGAAAATAAGCCAAACAGTGTCAGATTTGCCTGTAGCAAATTTATTAAACCCCTAGTTCATCTACGGCATGTTTGCCAAGGTGAAgggttgtgtgtaataaaaatCGGTCaccctgggaaaaaaaaaaaaaaaaaaaaaaaaaaaaaagactaaggAAAAGAAAGCATTGGAAACAAAGCTTATCAACTACATTTCGTGTAATTGTGTAAATTTCCTTTGTGGACTACACCTGGAGTGTTCAGTTTCTCTGAGCAATTTATGACCAAAAAGGGGGGAAATAACTCTTAAGAGCTGTTAAACGTGTAAAAAGCTAAGAAAAATTGACAAATTCTGTACAAATATGTAAAACTACTTTTATTCACTGATGATCTATTCATGCCCACGTGGTCCAGTGCATCTCTGTGTGGGTGTGAGCGCGCGCCCGAGTGTGTATGGAGGGGGATACACCCTGCAACGCACCACACCGTCCATCTACACGCACTTGCATGCGTTTTAGTTTCTCCAAACACAATACATCTGCATTTATTCCGCAAGATTTCTTTTGAGGCCGCTGCAATCCGCGCGTGCTCGCAGGAAGAGATTCACGCGCAGCATTCAAACACCTgctcgcgctctctcacacatacttgcacacgcacacacatatatattcacACCCTCACAaactcattcatacactcaccAAGGGCTTTCATGTACTCATCGAAATTCTTGCTCTCCTTAAGGTTCCACGTGCCGACGAAAACGTCTGCCATCTTTTACACAACAGCGCGCACTCGGTGAGAGACGGAGGGAAATGAACGAATGAGCAATGAAGGCACGCAGAAAGATGGAAGAGGCTGACTAGCTGCTTGAGCTCCTGTAATCTTACTGGCCGATATATACCGGCTGTTCATGACGTCAGAGCACAGCCTGAGAAAAGGGAGGGGTGATGGAGGAGTGAatgcaaaagagaaaaacagagagagagagagagagagagagacagacacacacacacacacacacacaccaagggaaagaagaaaagaagaagacagACAGGGTGCGAAAGACAGATGGGGGATGGTGGACAACAGCAGCTGTATTAACACTAGCTGGGTttcagagagggagagaatgagagacaaaGACTGACATTGTCAGAGCAAAATAGTAAAAGCTTACAGTAAAGCAGCAAAGACATTCTGgacaaaagaaaatgaattttcCTCACATATAACATGgcctgcctctctttctttcagaaATGTTATTTGGGTATAGCAAGGTGTAGCAGTATCTTTAATCCAGTGTGCATTAAAGCAAAATGATCAACGATAGAATTATAAAGGGATGGTATATGACTAAATGTTGCAGATTATTTGTCTTGTTCCTTGGTGAAAGATAAATAAGCAGTTAATAACATCACTGTATCAGCTTCATGCTGACTCTGTAGTATCTGATTCTCTAAAACTGAGGGGTTCGGTCAAAATATAGTAACTACTACACTACAGTGATTTTATAAATCAGTAGATATGACTGATAAAAAGTTTGCATGAATTCCATAGGAGTATTAGCCTTCTCAGAGGTGTATTCTGAAGTCAGAGTTGGGGTGGCAGAGTGGGGGCGTATTTTACATGCGGCTTCTCCCACCCTGTACCACCCATGTGCACATTCGTGTATTGGATCATCACTTGTGCACTTTCTTTGACAGTCAGTGCAGAGCCTGCTATGcaataaagattaaaaaaaaaaaaaaaacattaatgatcaaccatttttaaatcatttaatattatattaacattattattactgtatgaatatatatatacaaagaaattctgtaaagtaaaaaaggttttaaaaataattaaattgaatgtttctacatatttaaaaaaaaaatctaatataaacagtagtaaacagtattaaaataaacaaagtcaatatttgatgTGATGACcgtttgcttttttaaaatagttttaggTAGATTTTGCACAGTATTTTAAGGAAACTGGCTTGTAAGTATAACTGATCTTGATAAATCAGTTTTTCTGGATCCTTTGACTGTCACATTAGCTCGTGTTTCTGCAGGTAAAATCTGACAGTCTTcaatatgttttttgtctgaaaagtggtctgttatgtaatatgctgctttctttacttacATACATTTTCCCGTAAcacaaatttttttgtttgtttgtttgaaaacataaaatgtttttgtattgactaaataaataaaataaacatctaaacaaagtttgtatttaaattt
Coding sequences within it:
- the fabp3 gene encoding fatty acid-binding protein, heart, with the protein product MADVFVGTWNLKESKNFDEYMKALGVGFATRQVGSMTKPTTIISIDGDVITLKTSSTFKSTEINFKLGEEFDETTADDRKVKSLVTLDGSKLIHVQKWDGKETTLVREVDGNNLTLTLTLGDVVSTRSYVKAE